One genomic window of Magnolia sinica isolate HGM2019 chromosome 3, MsV1, whole genome shotgun sequence includes the following:
- the LOC131239890 gene encoding uncharacterized protein LOC131239890: protein MNMEHLAQGDQLLSFPAILVLKEDTSVTILFLAKDVSADVTFLKQTSYFSKGGKSLQLEANPITTLPVVPNVSMGIFGEIPLQHTNKPLQVYSRCSKHGEGVYLVMPSSNPLDLLTDLHPSKFLSTSPNEGNLPIALSKETHSYTQHPISNVVSFTDLSPSFRQFALLSSSMSISHSFQDFLKYERWKGAMEEEIVELHQNQNSILVDLFA, encoded by the exons ATGAATATGGAACACCTTGCTCAGGGTGATCAATTGTTATCTTTCCCAGCTATTCTCGTACTCAAAGAGGATACAAGTGTTACAATCTTATTTCTCGCAAAAGATGTGTCAGCAGATGTCACATTTTTAAAACAAACTTCGTATTTCTCCAAGGGAGGAAAATCTTTACAACTTGAAGCGAATCCCATTACTACTTTACCTGTTGTACCAAATGTTTCTATGGGTATTTTTGGAGAGATACCTTTGCAACATACAAATAAACCTTTACAAGTTTACTCTAGATGTTCCAAGCATGGAGAGGGAGTATATTTAGTCATGCCTTCTTCCAATCCTCTTGATCTGTTGACAGATCTTCACCCTTCAAAGTTTCTCTCTACATCTCCTAATGAAGGTAATTTACCTATTGCACTTAGTAAGGAAACACATTCTTATACACAACATCCTATTTCCAACGTTGTTTCATTTACTGATTTATCTCCTTCATTCCGTCAGTTTGCCTTGTTGTCGTCGTCTATGTCTATCTCTCATTCTTTCCAGGATTTTCTAAAGTATGaaag gtGGAAAGGAGCTATGGAAGAAGAAATAGTTGAActgcatcaaaatcaaaattcgaTATTAGTTGATCTCTTTGCTTGA